The following coding sequences lie in one Cyanobacterium sp. Dongsha4 genomic window:
- a CDS encoding tetratricopeptide repeat protein yields MDSANLLRQQQLDFYSRLEKNKLSLNEQNYDFKELVMVGQNIIEEITLESIQIAEDIIRQYDFNYPRKQILNTIFYRQLLENAFLSHYGYLLSLETPNPENINFCSQGVTQHNFLLKKNNNIKILLKAYHGDFDNIQLNLTDVEFEENDVFVFCVCPDNLEDYQSEFPILFLGFIPKKFIQENMSEDYYLAINLSVKDLLYIGGFGDYFTYFINAINNLFSELKVYLKKGEYNKVIDIINKGNNKNLPSEKLYLLKGICYYRLGQNRNAISNFLKIVEINQESYLSYHWLGKIYYDLGDYGRALSNYNSEIKICGLNFFAYFNRALVHCKLNNLVQALDDYNVAVKINQSFFQTFYNRGIIYYKLGDKYAAIDNYLQALKINPDLASAHFNLAILYQELSNYKQAIASYQEAIKINPNHINAYYNLAILEANLGLYKRSIETYEKILAIEPNFIPAIYNHKSLVLLLKKEGHIILSENEQSSHIAHAVADIINVSYEEKVNNSSPQNFANNSSNIDNSSFDFLAID; encoded by the coding sequence ATGGATTCTGCTAATTTATTGCGTCAACAACAGCTAGATTTTTATTCTCGCCTCGAAAAAAATAAATTATCTCTCAATGAGCAAAATTATGATTTTAAAGAGTTAGTAATGGTAGGGCAAAATATCATTGAAGAAATAACCTTAGAGTCTATACAAATAGCAGAAGATATTATTCGTCAATATGACTTTAATTATCCTCGTAAACAAATTTTAAACACTATTTTTTACCGTCAATTACTAGAAAATGCTTTTCTATCTCATTATGGATATTTATTATCTTTAGAAACTCCAAATCCAGAAAATATAAATTTTTGCTCTCAAGGCGTAACTCAGCATAATTTTTTATTAAAGAAGAATAATAATATCAAGATTTTACTAAAGGCTTATCATGGTGATTTTGATAATATTCAATTGAATTTAACTGATGTAGAATTTGAAGAAAATGATGTATTTGTTTTTTGTGTATGCCCTGATAATTTAGAAGACTATCAATCTGAATTTCCCATATTATTTCTAGGTTTTATCCCTAAGAAGTTTATTCAAGAAAATATGTCTGAGGACTATTATTTAGCTATTAATTTATCCGTTAAAGATTTGCTATATATTGGTGGATTTGGGGATTATTTTACCTATTTTATCAATGCTATTAATAACTTATTTTCAGAATTGAAAGTTTACCTTAAAAAAGGAGAATATAACAAGGTTATAGATATAATAAATAAGGGAAATAATAAAAATTTGCCCTCCGAAAAACTGTATTTATTAAAGGGAATATGTTATTATCGCTTAGGACAAAATCGAAATGCCATCAGTAATTTTCTTAAAATAGTTGAAATTAATCAAGAATCCTATTTAAGTTATCATTGGTTAGGAAAAATTTATTATGATTTAGGTGATTATGGTCGTGCTTTGAGTAACTATAACTCAGAAATTAAAATATGTGGTCTTAATTTTTTTGCTTACTTTAACCGAGCATTAGTGCATTGTAAATTAAATAATTTAGTACAGGCTTTAGATGATTATAATGTGGCAGTAAAAATCAATCAAAGTTTTTTTCAAACATTTTATAATCGAGGTATTATTTACTATAAATTAGGGGATAAATATGCCGCTATTGATAATTATTTACAAGCTCTTAAAATTAATCCCGATTTAGCTTCTGCTCATTTTAATTTAGCTATTCTTTATCAGGAATTAAGTAATTACAAACAGGCGATCGCATCTTATCAAGAAGCAATAAAAATTAATCCTAATCATATAAATGCGTACTATAACCTAGCCATTTTAGAGGCAAATTTAGGACTTTATAAACGTTCAATAGAAACCTATGAAAAAATATTAGCCATTGAACCAAATTTTATTCCTGCTATTTATAATCATAAATCTTTAGTTTTACTCCTCAAAAAAGAAGGACATATTATTCTTTCTGAAAATGAACAATCATCCCATATTGCCCATGCTGTAGCAGATATAATTAATGTTTCTTACGAAGAAAAAGTAAATAATTCATCCCCACAAAATTTTGCTAATAATTCATCAAATATTGATAATAGTTCCTTTGATTTTTTGGCTATAGATTAG
- a CDS encoding extracellular solute-binding protein has protein sequence MLSRRLFLLGSGSVALSSVLSGCESASDLSIAILEGSLPNQLITNIKQESAKLGIVKLKPESTLEKLYQSLLTQQEKTINKTINNLNNNFQKSTHQLSIIGNNQTEIKKQDLTTLGNYWLPFAIENELIDPLDLKILENWSKLSPLFQKLVTRNNQGKLDNQDQIWGAPYRWGYTMIAYREDKFQNLGWQPQDWGDLWKPEIKHRFSLLNQPREVIGLVLKKLGYSYNTKNLKQITNLLQELQTLNQQVKFYDSRNYLQPLILGDTWLAVGWSTDIIPLIERYHNIKAVIPISGTSLWADIWVKPRSQSSELEKIYNWIDFCWQSKSARQISLFSSGISPVETSFSEINRQIPLISPEVLAKSEFIEPLESQFFAEYEKIWTQL, from the coding sequence ATGCTTAGTCGTCGCTTATTTTTATTAGGTAGTGGTAGCGTTGCCCTCTCTAGCGTTTTATCTGGTTGTGAAAGTGCCTCTGATTTATCCATTGCCATTTTAGAAGGTTCACTCCCTAACCAATTAATTACAAATATCAAACAAGAATCAGCAAAATTAGGTATTGTCAAGCTAAAACCAGAATCCACCCTAGAAAAACTTTATCAGTCTCTATTGACTCAGCAAGAAAAGACAATTAATAAAACAATTAATAACCTTAATAATAATTTTCAAAAATCCACTCACCAATTATCAATCATCGGCAATAATCAAACGGAAATCAAAAAACAAGATTTAACTACTTTAGGTAACTATTGGCTACCATTTGCCATTGAAAATGAATTGATAGATCCCCTAGACTTAAAAATATTAGAAAATTGGTCTAAATTATCTCCCCTATTCCAAAAATTAGTGACAAGAAACAATCAGGGCAAATTAGATAATCAAGATCAAATCTGGGGCGCACCTTACCGTTGGGGATATACCATGATTGCCTACCGAGAAGATAAATTTCAAAACTTAGGATGGCAACCTCAAGATTGGGGAGATTTATGGAAACCAGAAATAAAACATCGTTTTTCCCTTCTTAATCAACCAAGGGAAGTTATTGGCTTAGTGTTAAAAAAACTAGGTTATTCTTACAATACAAAGAATCTTAAGCAAATTACTAACCTATTACAAGAATTACAAACTCTCAATCAACAAGTAAAATTTTATGACTCTCGTAACTATTTACAACCTCTAATTTTAGGTGATACATGGTTAGCGGTGGGATGGTCAACGGATATAATTCCCTTAATAGAAAGATACCATAACATTAAAGCAGTAATTCCTATTTCTGGTACTTCTCTATGGGCAGATATATGGGTAAAACCTCGCAGTCAATCATCAGAGTTGGAAAAAATTTATAATTGGATTGATTTTTGTTGGCAATCAAAATCTGCACGGCAAATTAGTTTATTTAGTAGTGGAATTTCTCCTGTAGAGACAAGTTTTTCGGAAATTAATCGTCAAATACCCTTAATATCTCCCGAAGTTTTAGCAAAAAGTGAATTTATTGAGCCTCTTGAAAGTCAGTTTTTTGCAGAATATGAAAAAATATGGACTCAACTATAA
- a CDS encoding YccF domain-containing protein, which translates to MALLGNIIWLIFGGFVSGLGYIIGGLSLCLTIIGIPFGLQTIKIGIATLTPFGKINVVAEDSSNLLTMIFNVIWVVLFGWEIALSHLVHGLILAITIIGIPFAQQHFKLIPIALFPFGRNLQDVN; encoded by the coding sequence ATGGCTCTACTTGGCAATATTATTTGGTTAATCTTTGGCGGTTTTGTGAGTGGATTAGGCTATATCATTGGTGGCTTAAGTCTTTGTTTAACAATTATCGGCATCCCTTTCGGTTTACAAACTATAAAAATTGGCATAGCTACTTTAACTCCTTTTGGTAAAATTAATGTCGTTGCTGAAGATTCTAGTAATCTTTTGACCATGATTTTTAATGTTATTTGGGTAGTTTTATTTGGTTGGGAAATCGCTCTTTCTCATCTTGTTCATGGTTTAATTTTAGCTATTACTATTATTGGTATTCCTTTTGCTCAACAACATTTTAAGTTGATTCCAATTGCCTTATTTCCTTTTGGCAGAAATTTGCAAGATGTTAACTAA
- a CDS encoding metal ABC transporter permease, with protein MITNFFSALQLEFMQNAIMAGFLVSIACGIIGTFVVVNRIVFISGGIAHSAYGGIGLGYFFGFNPIIGAIAFSLLSGFGMAIVERNTGERKDTIIGTMWAMGMSIGIIFIDLTKGYKANLMSYLFGSILAVPKQDLWIMLILDVVIITMVCLFYKELLAISFDPMFATTRNLPVNSLYLMLVGAIALTIVMVMQVVGLIMIIALLTIPAAVANQYVQEMKQMMILSSILGVIFILLGLSLSFIFNLTSGATIIMVAGCVYFLSLIIKQWQLKSNYTR; from the coding sequence ATGATCACCAATTTTTTTTCTGCCCTACAATTAGAGTTTATGCAAAACGCCATTATGGCTGGTTTTTTGGTAAGTATTGCCTGTGGTATTATTGGTACTTTTGTTGTAGTTAATCGCATTGTGTTTATTAGCGGTGGTATAGCCCACTCTGCTTATGGTGGCATCGGTTTGGGTTACTTTTTTGGCTTTAATCCTATTATAGGTGCGATCGCATTTTCTCTATTATCTGGTTTTGGGATGGCAATAGTAGAGAGAAATACTGGAGAAAGAAAAGATACTATTATTGGCACAATGTGGGCAATGGGCATGAGTATCGGCATTATTTTTATAGATTTAACGAAAGGATATAAAGCCAATTTGATGAGTTATTTATTTGGCAGTATTTTGGCTGTGCCGAAACAGGATTTATGGATTATGTTAATACTAGATGTAGTAATTATTACGATGGTATGTCTTTTTTATAAAGAATTATTAGCTATTTCTTTTGACCCTATGTTTGCCACTACTCGTAATCTTCCTGTTAATTCATTATACTTGATGTTAGTAGGTGCGATCGCACTCACTATTGTTATGGTAATGCAAGTTGTCGGCTTAATTATGATTATTGCCCTGTTAACTATTCCCGCCGCCGTTGCCAATCAATATGTTCAAGAAATGAAACAAATGATGATTTTAAGTAGTATTTTAGGAGTTATTTTTATATTATTAGGCTTATCTCTTTCTTTTATTTTTAATTTAACTTCTGGAGCTACTATTATTATGGTTGCAGGATGTGTCTATTTTCTCAGCTTAATTATTAAGCAATGGCAACTAAAATCTAACTATACTCGATGA
- a CDS encoding DUF1816 domain-containing protein produces MREQLITVLDFFGLACWLEITTNHPECIYYFGPFLNQREAQSYTQGYIEDLKEENAIGIIAKFRRCKPKTLTIFDEDISYSKSVSVV; encoded by the coding sequence ATGAGAGAGCAACTAATTACCGTTTTAGATTTTTTTGGTTTAGCTTGTTGGTTAGAAATTACGACTAATCATCCCGAATGTATTTATTATTTTGGACCTTTTTTAAACCAAAGAGAAGCCCAATCTTATACCCAAGGTTATATTGAGGATTTAAAAGAAGAAAATGCCATCGGAATAATAGCTAAATTTAGGCGTTGTAAACCTAAAACTTTGACTATTTTCGATGAAGATATATCCTATTCTAAATCTGTTAGTGTTGTCTGA
- a CDS encoding histidine kinase, which yields MSEFFSYTSNLNPDILQLLLFVDNRHSSQKNIEQIKEYLNGLSQDYNFHLQVLEISEYPHLVEHFKLVATPALVKVNPPPQQTLAGTNLTAKLKKYWYKWQTSLRENRDVFHDSSERDSLLQTCLPSSELIRLRDEIFHLKQEVDNLKQQVQFKDQMLAMLAHDLRSPLTAASIAVETIELVQNKKDIKPNHSLYQKLFQQAKNQFLIMNKMINDLLAASKDICSQLTVAPVRVNLVSVTEEIVNNLHNKLSEKKQYIIKEIPQDLPSVYADPKLIRQVIINLLENAIKYSPENVPITLSIIHKTTQKIQVSVMDLGPGIPTAKKQKIFEGHFRLKRDRNEEGYGIGLSLCRQIINAHYGQIWVDNNGNQGSCFRFTLPVYR from the coding sequence ATGTCAGAATTTTTCTCTTATACCTCCAATCTAAATCCAGACATTTTACAATTATTATTGTTTGTTGATAATCGCCATAGTTCTCAAAAAAATATAGAGCAAATCAAAGAATATTTAAACGGTTTAAGCCAAGATTATAATTTTCATTTACAAGTATTAGAAATTAGTGAATATCCCCACCTAGTAGAACATTTTAAATTGGTTGCAACTCCTGCTTTAGTAAAGGTAAATCCTCCCCCTCAGCAAACTTTAGCAGGAACAAATTTAACAGCAAAATTAAAAAAATATTGGTACAAATGGCAAACATCTTTAAGAGAAAATCGGGATGTTTTTCATGATTCTAGTGAGCGAGATTCTCTTTTACAAACCTGTCTTCCTTCTTCGGAGTTAATTCGTTTAAGAGATGAAATTTTCCATTTAAAACAAGAAGTAGATAATCTCAAACAACAAGTACAATTTAAGGATCAAATGTTAGCAATGTTAGCCCATGACTTAAGAAGTCCATTAACTGCCGCTTCCATTGCAGTGGAGACTATCGAATTAGTTCAAAATAAAAAAGACATAAAGCCCAATCATTCTCTATATCAAAAGTTATTTCAACAGGCAAAAAATCAATTTTTGATTATGAATAAAATGATTAATGATTTACTTGCCGCTTCTAAAGATATTTGCAGTCAATTAACCGTTGCCCCAGTAAGAGTAAATTTGGTAAGTGTAACAGAAGAAATTGTAAATAATTTACACAATAAATTGTCAGAAAAAAAACAGTATATTATTAAAGAAATTCCTCAAGATTTACCTTCAGTTTATGCAGATCCAAAACTTATCAGACAAGTTATTATTAATCTATTGGAAAATGCTATCAAATATAGCCCTGAAAATGTACCCATTACTCTCTCAATTATTCATAAAACTACCCAAAAAATACAGGTAAGTGTTATGGATTTAGGTCCGGGTATTCCCACGGCAAAAAAACAAAAAATATTTGAAGGACATTTCCGCTTAAAAAGAGATAGAAACGAAGAAGGATACGGTATAGGTTTAAGTTTATGTCGGCAAATAATTAATGCTCACTATGGTCAAATTTGGGTAGATAATAATGGTAATCAGGGGAGTTGTTTTCGTTTTACTTTACCTGTTTATCGATAA
- the cobT gene encoding nicotinate mononucleotide-dependent phosphoribosyltransferase CobT: MMLFKNDIKIYTQLEQGKRWLSKYINCLPLFTCTLGFTNTALIEGISTAGATVDSRRYTALADAEFLVKGVQTKSIFPLPPLDVGISPTFISRAVVEKFNLPVIIFNAGLLQSPSVANIDLGGKSANCVSTGKALPLDTVKHLYQEGLQWGKILAQQAEDSYLILSECVVGGTTTALAVLTALGIEAQDKVNSSHPICNHQQKWEIVSRGLKNSNYNFNDPLEIIAAVGDPMQIVVSAIALSASKTVGVMLAGGTQMLAIYALIKALNRYYNLETCLDNIIVGTTRWVVEDSTGDTVGLAQLIGDVSVCATQLNFSNSRFPSLQVYEQGFVKEGVGAGGSAIASHLLGMTKEELLSAIEKIIIRF; the protein is encoded by the coding sequence ATGATGCTTTTTAAAAATGATATAAAAATCTATACTCAATTAGAACAGGGAAAGAGATGGTTAAGCAAATATATTAATTGTCTTCCTCTTTTCACTTGCACATTAGGGTTTACAAATACAGCTTTAATTGAGGGCATTTCCACCGCAGGGGCAACCGTTGACTCTCGCCGCTACACTGCCTTAGCTGATGCAGAGTTTTTGGTAAAAGGTGTTCAAACAAAATCAATTTTTCCTTTACCCCCCTTAGATGTAGGAATCTCTCCTACTTTTATTAGTCGTGCAGTGGTAGAAAAATTTAATCTACCTGTAATTATATTCAATGCAGGGTTACTTCAATCTCCCTCCGTTGCCAATATTGACTTAGGAGGAAAAAGTGCTAATTGTGTTTCCACGGGAAAAGCCTTACCCCTAGATACTGTCAAACATCTCTATCAAGAAGGATTACAATGGGGAAAAATCCTTGCTCAACAAGCAGAAGATAGCTATTTAATTCTAAGTGAGTGCGTAGTGGGAGGTACAACTACAGCTTTAGCGGTGTTAACTGCTTTAGGTATTGAAGCTCAAGATAAAGTTAACAGTAGCCATCCTATATGTAATCATCAACAAAAATGGGAGATTGTCAGCCGAGGATTAAAAAATAGTAATTATAATTTTAATGATCCTTTAGAAATTATCGCCGCCGTGGGTGATCCCATGCAAATAGTAGTAAGTGCGATCGCTCTTTCTGCTAGTAAAACAGTGGGAGTAATGTTGGCAGGAGGCACACAAATGTTAGCTATCTATGCTCTAATCAAAGCCCTAAATCGTTACTATAACCTGGAAACCTGTTTAGACAATATTATAGTTGGTACAACTCGGTGGGTAGTGGAAGACTCCACGGGAGACACCGTCGGATTAGCTCAATTAATCGGGGATGTATCTGTTTGTGCAACACAATTGAATTTTAGTAATTCCCGTTTTCCCAGTTTGCAAGTTTATGAGCAAGGTTTTGTCAAAGAGGGAGTGGGAGCAGGAGGAAGTGCGATCGCATCTCATTTATTAGGTATGACAAAAGAAGAATTATTATCAGCCATAGAAAAGATTATTATTCGGTTTTAA
- the surE gene encoding 5'/3'-nucleotidase SurE, translating into MRILISNDDGIFAKGIRTLANAIASCDHEVTVVAPDRERSATGHGLTLHQPIRADIIEGIFHEKVTAWSCSGTPSDCVKLALSAILKDNPPDFVLSGINEGPNLGTDVLYSGTVSAAMEGTMEGITSIAFSLASFTIKEFQPAANYALKLIQQLTENPLPEATLLNVNIPPISEPEIKGVKITRQGIRRYTENFHQRFDPRGKSYYWLAGEVVEEIEQPEHIYLPPDLPTDVQANKDNYITITPLQYNLTDVVTVQRLEQKLIINN; encoded by the coding sequence ATGCGTATATTAATTAGTAATGATGATGGTATTTTTGCCAAGGGAATTAGAACATTAGCAAATGCGATCGCATCTTGTGATCATGAGGTGACAGTTGTAGCACCAGACAGAGAAAGATCAGCTACAGGTCATGGTTTAACGCTCCATCAACCTATTCGTGCAGATATAATTGAAGGAATTTTTCACGAAAAAGTAACAGCATGGTCTTGTTCTGGTACACCATCAGACTGTGTAAAATTAGCATTAAGTGCCATTTTGAAAGATAACCCCCCCGATTTTGTTCTTTCGGGAATTAATGAAGGTCCTAATTTGGGAACAGATGTCTTATATTCGGGTACTGTCTCTGCCGCCATGGAAGGCACAATGGAAGGAATTACAAGCATAGCTTTTAGTTTAGCCAGTTTTACCATCAAAGAATTTCAACCCGCCGCCAATTACGCCCTAAAGCTAATTCAACAATTAACGGAAAATCCTTTACCAGAAGCAACTTTATTAAACGTAAATATTCCCCCCATTTCTGAACCAGAAATCAAAGGAGTAAAAATCACCCGTCAGGGTATAAGACGCTATACAGAGAATTTTCACCAAAGATTTGACCCCAGAGGAAAAAGTTATTATTGGTTAGCAGGGGAAGTAGTCGAAGAAATTGAACAACCCGAACATATTTACTTACCTCCAGATTTACCCACCGATGTTCAAGCAAATAAGGATAACTATATCACTATTACACCCTTGCAATATAACCTAACAGATGTGGTTACAGTTCAACGGCTAGAACAAAAATTGATCATTAATAACTAG
- a CDS encoding 30S ribosomal protein PSRP-3, with amino-acid sequence METTIENQLETNIDGRFVLKVVWLDKNVALAVDYVISKGISPLTPYYFWPRTDAWQELKDELDTKTWITETEKIELLNQATEVINFWQENAGKTTMFQAQEKFPAVVFSGTN; translated from the coding sequence TTGGAAACCACTATAGAAAATCAATTAGAAACAAACATTGACGGTCGTTTCGTGCTAAAGGTAGTTTGGTTAGATAAAAATGTTGCCTTAGCTGTAGATTATGTTATTAGTAAAGGTATCAGCCCTTTAACACCTTATTATTTCTGGCCTCGTACCGATGCTTGGCAAGAATTAAAAGATGAATTAGACACAAAAACTTGGATTACTGAAACTGAGAAAATTGAACTATTAAACCAAGCAACAGAAGTAATTAATTTTTGGCAGGAAAACGCTGGAAAAACTACCATGTTTCAAGCTCAAGAGAAGTTTCCTGCAGTGGTATTTTCTGGTACAAACTAG
- a CDS encoding Ycf51 family protein produces MDLSLDFSTYTLWSVYGTIAFLLLAILGFIFQWGFRFRFVGVTGFMAVLTVGLFALSLGLFERVEIPNALRYNLVYDTGTNQAVIAVEEEITETELKATLQQAAIDLFSYGRTASNGDDQLTIRARVQIHKENTTYPLYLGQIRRSLITREDDNPEITIFQDSLRKRQSLINLS; encoded by the coding sequence ATGGATTTATCTTTGGATTTTAGTACTTATACCTTATGGTCAGTATATGGCACGATCGCATTTTTGTTATTAGCGATTTTAGGATTTATTTTTCAATGGGGTTTTCGCTTCCGTTTTGTAGGGGTGACAGGATTTATGGCAGTTTTAACTGTAGGCTTATTTGCTTTAAGTTTGGGTTTATTTGAGCGTGTGGAAATACCTAATGCTCTCAGATATAATTTAGTCTATGATACTGGTACTAATCAAGCAGTTATTGCCGTTGAGGAAGAGATTACAGAAACTGAATTAAAAGCTACTTTACAACAAGCTGCGATCGATTTATTCTCTTATGGTAGAACCGCAAGTAATGGAGATGATCAATTAACTATTAGGGCAAGAGTGCAGATTCACAAGGAAAATACTACTTATCCTCTATATTTAGGACAAATTAGACGCTCTTTAATTACAAGAGAGGATGACAACCCAGAAATTACAATATTTCAAGATAGCTTACGTAAAAGACAATCTCTCATTAACCTGAGTTAG
- the pheA gene encoding prephenate dehydratase produces MTKIIAYLGPEGTYSEVATLYYSRLLKEIHNIESELIPIPSISQTLHTLAQGKADIAVVPIENSIEGTVAITLDTLWQLDGLYIRKGLTIPIIHNLLSRGRSLKGIKTIYSHPQALAQCQKWLEKNLSQARLIPTNSTTEALHHLNQEPTAGAISSSRAAQLYDLPIKARNINDYPDNCTRFWVVDRIGKTRGNHVSVGFAFEANIPGVLVKPLEIFAQKQINLTKIESRPTKRCLGEYLFFLDLQGDSDGKPIQEALKELEKVTKTVKILGSYDVEKVDLNQLYSEKS; encoded by the coding sequence ATGACAAAAATTATTGCCTATTTAGGGCCAGAAGGTACATACTCAGAAGTAGCGACACTTTACTATTCTCGACTCCTCAAAGAAATTCATAACATTGAATCTGAGTTAATTCCTATACCTAGTATTTCTCAAACTTTGCATACTCTAGCACAGGGAAAAGCAGATATAGCAGTAGTGCCAATAGAAAATTCTATTGAAGGCACTGTAGCTATTACCCTCGATACTTTATGGCAATTGGATGGTTTATATATTCGTAAAGGTTTGACTATTCCAATTATACATAACTTGCTTTCTCGTGGTCGTTCTTTAAAGGGGATTAAAACAATATATTCTCACCCTCAAGCATTAGCACAATGTCAGAAATGGTTAGAAAAAAATCTTTCTCAAGCCCGTTTAATTCCTACTAATTCCACAACAGAGGCTTTACATCACCTAAATCAAGAGCCTACGGCAGGGGCTATTTCTTCTTCTCGTGCGGCACAATTGTATGATTTACCAATAAAAGCCAGAAATATTAACGATTATCCTGATAATTGTACTCGTTTTTGGGTTGTCGATCGCATCGGAAAAACAAGAGGAAATCATGTGTCAGTTGGTTTTGCTTTTGAAGCCAATATTCCGGGGGTGTTGGTAAAGCCATTAGAAATTTTTGCCCAGAAACAAATTAATTTGACAAAGATAGAGTCTCGCCCTACTAAGCGTTGTTTAGGAGAATATCTTTTTTTCCTTGATTTACAGGGAGATAGTGACGGAAAACCCATTCAAGAAGCCTTAAAAGAGTTAGAAAAAGTTACAAAAACTGTAAAAATTCTCGGTAGCTACGATGTTGAAAAAGTTGATCTTAATCAATTATATTCAGAGAAATCATAA